TCCGTTACGTGCTAAATCTTTTACAGGCTTGGCCAGGCCGAATGTATAAAGGAGTTTGGTAATGGTGGTGCTTTCGCCGCCGGGGATTATAAGCCCTGAAAGTTCGGCCAGTTCTTCAGCTTTGCGCACTTCCACCGCTTCCGCTCCCAGCGTGCGCAGCATATTTATATGTTCCCGGAATGCCCCTTGCAGGGCCAGTACCCCGATTTTCATTTATCCCTCAAATAAGCAAGGCTACCAGCAACTTAAGCGGTAGCCTTGCTTTATTACCCTAAACCTTAAAAGCTAGATTTTTACAACTTGGACTGTTTGAACGTCCGGCAGGGACAGCAGCTGCTGGCGCTGTTTTTCCGGCAGGGGTTCATCCAGAGCCAGTATCATCAGGGCCTGCCCTCTGGCTTTCTGGCGGCTGAGGTGCATGTAGCTTATGTTGATATCTGCATCACCGGTAATCTTACCGGCCGCACCTATCAGTCCGGGGCGGTCTATATGGTCTGCAAACAGGAAATAACCGCCGGTAGGTACAATATCTATCCAGTAATCATTCAGCCTTACAATATGCACGTCACCCCGCACCAGACTGCCGGCAACCGTATTGGATTTGCCGTTATCGGTATCTATGGTGACAGTAATCAGGCTGGAAAAATTCTGGCAGGCGGATTCCTTTTGTTCGGTTACACCAAGCCCGCGCTGCGCGGCTACGATATCAGCATTGACCACGTTCACCCGTTCTTCGCTGATATGCTCAAGTATACCGCCCAGCACCAGGGCCTTCAGGGCGGTGGTATCATAAGCGGCCAGTTCGCCGCAGTATTTGATGGTCACATTTTTCATGTGCCCGTCAGTCAGCTGGCTTACCAGGCTGCCCACTGTGCGGGCAACTGGCATAAAGGGACCGACTACCGGCAGGCTTTCAGCCGAGATATAGGGTGCATTTACGGCATAGCGGGCGGGGCGGCCTTCAAATACATCTATTACCTGTTTGACCACGTCAGAGGTGGCCAGCTCCTGAGCTTCGGCAGTGGAAGCACCCAGGTGGGGGGTAACAATAATATTGTCACACTCAAAGAGGCAGCTTTCGGTACAGGGTTCTTTGGAGAAAACGTCAATAGCGGCACCGCCGATACGCTTTTCTCTGATGGCTGCTGCCAGAGCTTCTTCGTCTATGATGCCGCCGCGGGAGGTATTGATAAGGCGGACAGTGGGTTTCATCATTTCCAGTTCCTTGGGGCCGATAAGTCCCTTGGTCTGACCGGTCATGGGAACATGCAGGGTGATAAAGTCAGCCTGTTTCAGCAGGTCTTCAAAGGGTACCAGTTCTACCTGCAGTTTTTTGGCACGTTCCATAGATATAAAGGGATCATAACCTATAACCCGCATTTCCAAAGCTAAAGCCCTTTTGGCTATCTCAGAGCCGATATTGCCCAAACCTACAATGCCCAGAGTTTTGCCCTTAAGTTCAGAGCCTACAAATTCATTGCGTTTCCACTGGCCGGATTTCAGGCTGGCGTTGGCTCTGGGAATATGGCGGGCCATAGACAGCATAAGGGCCAGGGTATGTTCGGTAGCGGAGATAGTGTTGCCGGTGGGGGCATTTACCACGATAATACCGTTACCGGTGGCAGCTTTTAAGTCAATATTATCTACGCCCACTCCGGCCCGGCCGATAACCTGCAGTTTTTTACCGGCATTGATAATATCAGCGGTGACCTGGGTCTGGCTGCGTACCAGCAGGGCGTCATATTCACCGATAATGCTTACCAATTCCTCCGGTTTTAGGCCGGTCTTTACATCTACCTGTGCAATCTCCTTAAGGGGGGATAACCCGGTTGCGGAGAGTGCATCGCTTACCAGTACTTTTTTCATTTTAACTCCTGAAACCTGCCTTGGGCAGGGCTAATTTAAGATTGTCCAGGGTGACTTTAATGTCATTTTCGGTTACCCAACCCAGATGGCCTATACGGAAAATCTTGCCTTCCAGAGGGCCTTGTCCGCCGGCCAGCACGGTGTTGTATTCTTCGCGCATTACCTTTAAGAGCTTCTTGGGGTCAAGCCCCTCGGTAGCCAAAACAGCAGTAACGGTGTTGGATGCATATTTTTCTTCGGCAAGCAGGGTCAAACCCAGCTCTTTGACACCCTTGCGGGTAAAGTCAGCAATTTTCTGGTGGCGCTTGAAAATATTCTGCATACCTTCTTTTTCCATCATTGCTAAAGCTTTGTGTAAAGCTACAATAACTGAAACACAGGGCGTCCAGGGGGTCTGCCCTTTCTCAATGCTGGCTTTGTGTTTAGCCAAGTCCCAGTAGAAACGGGGCATCTTGGATTCGGCATTGGCTTTCCAGGCATCAGGGCTGACGGAAATAAAAGCCAGACCGGGGGGAACCATCCAGCCTTTTTGTGAGCCGGATACAACTACGTCACAACCCCATTCGTCAACCGGCAGGTCAATGGAACTGAGGCTGGAAATGGCATCTACCATCAGCAGCTTGCCGGCACCCTTTACTACGGATGCCAGAGATTTAAGGTCATTGGTGATGCCGGTGGAGGTTTCGTTGTGGGTAATCAGCACCGCTTTTATTTCGGGGTGTTCCGCCAGAGCCTTTTTGACCAGAGCGGGGTCAGCCGCTTTGCCGTGCTCAAAATTAAGGGCAATTATCTTAGCCCCGAAAATGGAGGCAATCTTGGCAAAGCGTTCGCCGAATACACCTATGGAAACGCTTAGTACGGTTTCACCGGGAGATAAAAAGTTGACAGCCGCG
This sequence is a window from Dehalococcoides mccartyi 195. Protein-coding genes within it:
- the serA gene encoding phosphoglycerate dehydrogenase, giving the protein MKKVLVSDALSATGLSPLKEIAQVDVKTGLKPEELVSIIGEYDALLVRSQTQVTADIINAGKKLQVIGRAGVGVDNIDLKAATGNGIIVVNAPTGNTISATEHTLALMLSMARHIPRANASLKSGQWKRNEFVGSELKGKTLGIVGLGNIGSEIAKRALALEMRVIGYDPFISMERAKKLQVELVPFEDLLKQADFITLHVPMTGQTKGLIGPKELEMMKPTVRLINTSRGGIIDEEALAAAIREKRIGGAAIDVFSKEPCTESCLFECDNIIVTPHLGASTAEAQELATSDVVKQVIDVFEGRPARYAVNAPYISAESLPVVGPFMPVARTVGSLVSQLTDGHMKNVTIKYCGELAAYDTTALKALVLGGILEHISEERVNVVNADIVAAQRGLGVTEQKESACQNFSSLITVTIDTDNGKSNTVAGSLVRGDVHIVRLNDYWIDIVPTGGYFLFADHIDRPGLIGAAGKITGDADINISYMHLSRQKARGQALMILALDEPLPEKQRQQLLSLPDVQTVQVVKI
- a CDS encoding pyridoxal-phosphate-dependent aminotransferase family protein gives rise to the protein MQNLRIPGPTPCPEEVLTAMGQQMINHRGPEMAAIMKEVAEKLKYFFQTKNDVLVLTGSGTGGLEAAAVNFLSPGETVLSVSIGVFGERFAKIASIFGAKIIALNFEHGKAADPALVKKALAEHPEIKAVLITHNETSTGITNDLKSLASVVKGAGKLLMVDAISSLSSIDLPVDEWGCDVVVSGSQKGWMVPPGLAFISVSPDAWKANAESKMPRFYWDLAKHKASIEKGQTPWTPCVSVIVALHKALAMMEKEGMQNIFKRHQKIADFTRKGVKELGLTLLAEEKYASNTVTAVLATEGLDPKKLLKVMREEYNTVLAGGQGPLEGKIFRIGHLGWVTENDIKVTLDNLKLALPKAGFRS